agttaatattaatttagaaacaacaatactaatgttttaccTTTGGAAgggttcagaaatcaatatttggaggaataaccaggaggttttaatgggttcagtgcagtgggctcttcatttttccagagctgtgcaTCTCTTCTTTATGGCTCCTGTTAGCGGCTGGGTGATTTTCGGCAGtaagtttgacattttgttctcaaaatTGATGTGTTAGGAGCAGGGAAAATGAACAAGCATGAGGCTTTGAGGAAATTGGACAAAAATCAAACTGTGATAACCACAGGACTGAGTCGGATGATCTCCAAACCTGCAGCTTTCATTCTGTATTGATCAAAAATGGTCCAATAAAGGAACAGGGGGAAAAGACTGCAGGTCTCCAGGGTTGTTCCTGAAATATACTGGAGTTTCCCTCCAGCTTCAGGGCAACAGCACCGACACTGTCAGACACGCCACTGCTTTCCTCCGAGTTTTTGGTATTTTCCTTTTCTACAAGATaaaggaggagtaaatttctgccccAGAAATTTAGAGAATAATCGCAGacatgttctagaaaaaaactaggactagtttgaaaagtcaaaaatgtgctagaagaaaaaaattcagattaatctcagaaattttctacaaaaagaatttttttaaaagttaaaattttacaagaaactcaaatttcttttagattaatctaaaaaaaaatctactaaaaagtgaacatttctgagtttgcaaagttgaaaatttgctagaagaaactcagaaattttgtgaataatctgagaaattttctgtaaaaaacacttggaaatttatttcatttttctgtctgcaaTGCTCCTAATTAGCTGTTTTCTCCTGTCTACCGCTGCCTGCGGTTTGTTTGGGCATCATGTGTTTATCAGTCACAACCAGAAAGTCCCTCTGGACCTTGATGTGGTTTCCTAGTTTGACTGAGAGTCTGAAATATTGACACTCATTTCCTGATCAATATTTCAGTCATTTGGTTCTGGTGTGAACTTTGCTGTTATGTGTTGGACTGCACCTGGTCCATTCTTgcacatggtatttagcagaagctaaggCTGAATTCGTGTTTATATCTTGTTCTCCattgtctgtgtttttattttattcttgtatttttcttgtttgaaaaggtttttggggataaaacaaaaaatgcttcaCTAACTTCATAATAAGAGTGTAAATATAAACGTTTACTTTGTTAGTTCTTAACAGTCAATAATcgaaacttcaacacagatgttgaactttattcaactgacaGCTTAAAAAACAACCAGCAAAAATGGATTCATTTTATCCATCTCTAGAAGCCTTTAATTCTGTAATGAAGATAATATGCCcgtcaataaaaacacatacagTTATAACCAAAGCCATGATTTGATTCCAGCCTCtctgcaaagcaaaaagcaaaaagcaaattcaaatcaaaactATTTATCAATCTGGGTGAGAAACCTCCCATTAAGAGGAGATGCAATGCTAGCTTTGACCAGCAGGTGGCTCCAGATCTTTCTAAAAATGCGgccaggttttattttatttaacagattAGAAAATATTCTTGCAGCAGAAAGATTCTTGGCTGTTGTTGAGCTGATCTCCTcaagacattttattctgagaaaagaaagaaagtagaGACATTTCAAGACAACTAAAACAGTTTCAGAGATTTTGAAGACTTTTAAactctatttattatttttagtactCACTGCATTTGTAAAGCTTGTTGACGCGGGCGATGTCGTTGACACTCATCTGAGTGGCTCGCCCCCAGTCCCACTTAGAATCGGACTTGGCAACGATGGTAGGCAACCCATTTTTGGAGAATGCATATCTGAAACAAGACACAAATATATCCTTAGAATTAAGTAATTCTCGAAAATGATTATGCTGTTTATTTCAGTATGACACTCCAGTTAGGCCTTCCTcttccaaaagtttaaaaagctgTCCAATCAGAAAAACTAAGAAACTGTGCCAGGCTAAACCTCCCAGCTTTTGTTTGAGTTTGAATGAATCACATCGAGGAAGAGAAGTTTCCTGGAACTCACTTTCCGTACTGCATGACGGACTTGAAGTCGTAGGGAGTCCCCAAGTTGTTGGTCActtttttttggaaattgtGCTCATTTCCTGTGCAACAGTCAAGAAAAAGCAAAGTATTTATCagttattttcaaacatttaaccataaatattttctatctgTAAAAACACAAGCTGGAAAGTCGACCTGGCTTGATGTTTTGGGGATAAATCAAAACGTAACGGTCTCTGTTGGAGCGGACCTGCTCATGGTTGAAACCCAGAGCGTGAAGAACCTCATGCTGAACTGTGCGGCGGGACAAGCAGCCATCTTTATTCAGGGAGATGAACTGTCCTCTCTTCTGACGTCCTATGTAGGACCAACACCTGACATGTTCCCCATGGagaccagaaaacaaaacaaacacaatgttCATGGTGAGGCGTTTCTGTATTAATCCACTTACACTAGAAAATTATTCTAAATGTTTTCCTGCAAAATAAAGAGCCTGAAATTTGAACCTCTGACCTCCCTAAGACACAATActtatgattttcttctttttttgctggtTATGTCAGTGAAACCACATTGTCTACATTTAGACATATTcttattttacacacaaaaaaggtAAGAGAAACAATAACATGCATAACAAGGCGCGGCTATAAGTGTGTTCAGGAGACTCAGTCATGTGATTCTGAAGCTCATTCTGCCGTTTCtaaaggtttgtttgttttgattgtttataggtttttttgtgatttatgcTTAAGGAATAGTCTTAAAGGTTAGTGTCAGACAAAATGTCTGAGTTAGGCATAAATGCAGCTACTAAAATGAGTAGAAGTCAACACAAAGTCATTGGTTTCCATGTAAGTACAaggattttgtgtgtgtgtgcgtgtgggtgtgcgtgtgtgtgggtgtgtgtgtgtgtgtgagagaacaGTGTGTTCCTACCCATCCTTTGAGTCGAAGTAGATGAAGTCCCGATCTTTGTTCCTGTACGGGACGAAGCGAATGCAGGTGGTCTGCTCAAAGCTCTTCAGTCCTTCAAGAATAACGTTGCGTTCTTCTTGAGCtgcagaaaatgtaacatttatataaaccatttcatttcattctggACTGATGAAAAACTAATAATTGGGAATAGGCCGGTAACTTGTGTCCAGGTgcatcaaagttttaaaaaaaaatgccagcAGGAAGCCAGAAAACATAACATCAGTTTCTTActcttttaattttatgaagaaCGGAAAAGGTACAACAGATTATTAGTGCCACGCtaaggcaataaaaaaataaatacaattatgaaaataaagtaataaaattctAAGAATAAACTCATTATATCACAAGAATATTGAGtttattacgagaataaagtcagtatcgtacaactttattctcacattattaCGATAATTCTCGTTTcagtttgactttattctcataatttcatgattttgtttgtagttttatttattttatttttttttagtatagCCCTAGCTCTCCATTGTAGACAGGTAtaacaaataattattaaaaacaattttttacttaaaagtaCATGTCGTTTAAAAGAAGTGGGAACAATTGTTGCTTTTGAATCAATAAATTAGATCATGCATCCTTTCTTTCTTAAATGTTTGTATTAATGGTACCGTAAACATatggattgttttattttatacatttagaaaataaatatatatattagcaTGTCTGCTAATCGGGACAGAAGCGCTTACTATAGTTAGTAGAGATGTAGTAGGGCACACGGACGTAGGATCCACGCTTGGGCCACTTGCAGCCTTTCAGAGTGCAGGAGTCTGCATTCCTGCTGGTAGCTTTAGGAACCGCGATGTCGCCTTGCAGTATGAATGTTTCTGGAACTAATGAAGattcagtttaattcagtttaatgaTACAATACCAAATCACAACACGTCacttcacaaaaaaagacatttcaattcaatcatgCATCCATTCTTATTCTAGATTTCCATCTGCGGGAATCCTCAGATGGCGTTGAGTCATTGGCTTTACAGCAGCCCCTCCTgctgagcatgcatgtagcaacagtggagaggaaaaactcccctttaacaggaagaaaccacAACCTGGCTCAGTGCAGGCGGCCATCTTCCACCACTGACAGGCAGTTTgagaaaacagagcagagaaagaaacacaaaactgatgtaaaaatattttctatcttAAAGAAAAGTAAGAAGCAAGAGGAGGATGTTTTGTTGCTGCATTATGTCAGCAATGCTATTTTACTCTTCATTTAGTGCAAGAAAATGGTCCATAGATCACCCAATAATGAGAAACAATTAAGTCTTGATGTATTTTTCTTATTGCagaatttataatttaaataattagtcTTACGAAATTGAACTTTGGGTCTTGGGATGATTTCGAGGATGTTGTCAGACTTATCTGGGAAACAGAACACAAGGAGTTTAGGTTTGAAATGTCCCTCAGTGAAATGCAGAAGAGAATCCATGAACTgaactcaagtaagagtaaaattACTTCAACATCTTATtcagataaaagtaaaaagtatccatccattatcattcatttaatataaaaaaaattagaaaattaagtGGGaactttggtattttaaggacaaaaatgacaataattcatataagcaacaaaaaataacactacaaaattttcagtttatttccacaaaaaacctacgaaactttaacaaaacctgGGGCTGTTTGTCTGAGACTGGTGAGTTTTTggttcaaacatttttgtttttcatttagtgggaagaaaatccagaaattttactcaagtaagaacagaaatacttcaaaataaaattttactaaaagtaaaaagtgaagTGGAGTAAAAATATTCCTCAAAGTacgtttatatatatatatatatataaatattcccttctcacccaccgcgggtggttcttatcctctgagctcgggtcctctaccagaggcctgggagcttgagggttctgcgcagtatcttggctgtgccaaggactgcacatttctggactgagatgtctgatgttgttcctgggatctgttgtagccattggtccagtttgggggtgactgccccgagggccccgatgaccacaggcaccactgtggtcttgaccttccaggccctctccagttcctccttgaggccctggtatttctctagtttctcgtgctcctttttcctgatgttgcagtcgcttggtattgctacatctaccacaacggctttcctctgttgtttatccactacgacaatgtctggttggttcgccatgaccatttt
This genomic stretch from Xiphophorus hellerii strain 12219 chromosome 4, Xiphophorus_hellerii-4.1, whole genome shotgun sequence harbors:
- the LOC116718276 gene encoding low choriolytic enzyme-like — its product is MTPNVSCLLFLLMADMSLSAPAKNQDPVDKSDNILEIIPRPKVQFLPETFILQGDIAVPKATSRNADSCTLKGCKWPKRGSYVRVPYYISTNYTQEERNVILEGLKSFEQTTCIRFVPYRNKDRDFIYFDSKDGCWSYIGRQKRGQFISLNKDGCLSRRTVQHEVLHALGFNHEQVRSNRDRYVLIYPQNIKPGNEHNFQKKVTNNLGTPYDFKSVMQYGKYAFSKNGLPTIVAKSDSKWDWGRATQMSVNDIARVNKLYKCK